The Dyadobacter sandarakinus DNA window GAAGGTGACCGGGTGGGCGAGCGTCCGCTGGTTTTAAAAAATGGAAACTTTACAATAGGGTCACCGCAGTGGAATGAGAAACGGGGTGCAGTCACCTGGTACAACATAAGTACGGGACTTACCGGAACTGTGTCACCGTCCAACTCAGTCACCGGTACCTTCCCGGGAGACCAGCTTGGGTACGGCGTATTCGAGTTGTCGGGCGGCAGTTATATTATATCTGCGTCGCGCTGGAATGAGAAGCGCGGAGCGGTCATGCGCTGCGACGGGGTGGCCGGTGCCACGGGTGAAATCAACGCCACGAATGCCCTGGTAGGTTCAGAACCCGGCGACTACGTCGGGATAAACATTTTTCCACTCTCGAATGGTACCTATGTGGTCCAGAGTCCTTCCTGGAACGGCAAACGCGGTGCAGTGACCGTAGGAAATGCAGAGAAGGGCATTACGGGTGAAATCAGCGCGTCCAACTCGCTGATCGGAAGCGATGAAGATGATTGGATAGGTTATCAGATGCTCGATCTTGGTAACGGCCATTTCGTGACCAGCAGCGCGTACTGGCAGCGGTCAACAGGCGCATGCACTTTTATGCGAAGCGGGTCACCAGTTACCGGGATCGTAGGTGAAGCGAATTCCCTGGTGGGGACCAAGTCCGGTGACAATGTTGGCGGTGGTGGAATACATGCACTTACCAATGGAAATTATGTGGTACTCAGCAGCGAATGGAACGGACAGGGCGCGGTGACATGGGGCAGTGGTAAAACGGGGATCAAAGGACTAGTCGGAGCGCAAAACTCGGTGATTGCACACGCATATGGCGGCCGGATTCTGGGCGCAGATCAGCCGGGTGTGGTGCCGCTTGTGAACGGCAACTACGTGATCAATGACATGACGGGCGTCAGGTGGATGGATGGCACCCAACCCTCAACGGGTCCTATCGACAGTACCAATGCATTCGGGGCAGGCGAAAATTCGTGGCCCGGCAACCGGGGCATTTTTCCGCTTACCAACGGGCATTATGTAGTTGTAGGGACCGGCCCGATTTACAATGGAACAATTACCTGGTGTAATGGTACAAAACCGACCACAGGAGCTGCTTCACCAGCCAATTCGCTGATGGGCGACAAAATGTTCGATAATGCCGGAATAAACATCACGGCCTTACCAAATGGAAACTACGTCGTCAGCAGCAACGTCTGGCACAACGCCCCGGGCGCAGTTACCTGGGCAGACGGAACGAGGCCTACCTCTGGGTATATAACCGAATCCAACTCGCTGATCGGAAGTGCTGCTCATGATCAGGTTGGCAGTATCGTGCCGCAAAATGGCGTTACAATACTTCCAAATGGCGACTATCTGGTGGCAAGTCCCTCCTGGAACGGGCGCCGCGGCGCTATCACATGGGGAAGTGCAGCGGAAGGTGTGTCGGGTATGATCAACAGCTGCAACAGTGTCATGGGCGCCAACGTCGATGATAGCTACAATCCTGTCACGGCTTACAGTTCAACCTATGACTACCTGATCGTAGGGCGGCCTTTTGATAACAAGATCGTTATTTTCAAACCCACCCGGGTAACCCTTCCCGAGGGGTACAGCGAGGTCACCGTACAAGTAAATGGAGAAAGCAGCACACAATTCGTGAATGCGAACGATTGTGAAGTCATCTCTTCCCTGCGGGTTTCGGGAGAGCATGCGGCGGCCGGCAACATCCGTGCGAAGGTATGGAAGGAGACTGACGTACCTGCCTGGGAGGGAAGGCCTTTTGTCGGACGGCATTACGAGATCACGCCCGACAACAATGCCGGAACGGCTACCGGAACGGTCACCCTCTACTTTTCACAGGAAGACTTCAATGCATTCAATGCGCATCCGGCCAGCACACTGAAACTCCCTGGTAGCCCGGACGACCTTGCTGCGAGAAGCAATCTCAGGATTGCGCAGTACCACGGTACCAGCAGCGATGCATCGGGTCTGCCCGGCAGCTACGACGGAGCAGAAGTTACGATTGACCCGGCGGATGAAGCAATTGTATGGAACCCGCAGTCCGGCAGATGGGAAGTTACATTTCCCGTCCAGGGATTCAGTGGCTTTTTCGTACACACCAGTATCCCCGCCCTGCCTGTCACCCTCCTTACATTTACCGGAAAAATGGCTGAAAGCCATGTACAGTTGCATTGGGAAACTGTTAGTGAGGTACATGCGCGTGATTTTACCATCGAACGAAGTATGGACGCAAAGACTTTTGAAGCAGTAGGTACGGTGAATGCAGCAGGCAGCAAGACCGAAACAAAGAACTACCAGTTTGCAGATCATACATTACCTTCCTTGCAGCATAAAAAGCTGTACTACCGGCTGAGAATGAATGATGCAGATGGCAGCTATACCTATTCACGGATCATCTCGCTTGAACATGCAGGGGAAGAATCCTACCTGTTTCCCAATCCCGGAGCCGAAGAAGTGAGTATAAATGTTTTTCCCGCAGGCCCGGAGACTGTCTCTGTGCAGCTTTTCAGTGAAAAAGGTATTCTGATCAAACATAAAAAGATGAAAGTATCACCTCAGTCAGGCAGGATCGCGATGAGCCTCGATGGCGTGGCGGCGGGAGTATACTACATCAGGATTACGGGAAAAACGGTGAATCAGAACAAAGCTTTTGTCAAAATGTAAGGTACCCGCTTTCAGGGCAAATGCTTGCAAATGCACGCATTTGCCCTGGTGGATGTTATGCAGGCTTAAAAAACGACGATCAGATGGAACTTGGGATCAGTTCATTTGCAGAAATTACGCCCGACGGCCTGCCCGGCAAGGCAGTGAATGCACATACCCGGATGCAGCAGCTTCTGGAAGAAATCAAGTTGGCCGATGAAGTAGGGCTGGACGTGTATGCGGTTGGCGAACATCACCGGCCCGATTTCCTTATTTCGGCACCGGAGGTGGTGCTTGCCGCGGCGGCCGCCATGACCAAAAATATCCGGCTTTCCAGTGCCGTGACCGTGCTTAGCTCGGCCGATCCCGTCCGCACTTTCCAGAATTTCGCCACACTCGACCTCATATCCGGTGGCCGGGCAGAGATCCTGGCGGGAAGAGGATCGTTCATTGAATCGTTCCCGCTGTTCGGGTACGAACTGGACGATTACAATGCACTGTTCAGCGAAAAGCTCAACTTGCTTTTAGAGATCAACAAAAATGAAAAAGTAACCTGGAAAGGACGCCACCGCGCGCCGATCAATAACCTGGGTGTGTACCCGCGGCCCTACCAGTCCGAGCTGCCGATCTGGATTGGTGTAGGCGGGACACCTGCCTCCGCAGCACGCGCAGGCAAGCTCAACCTGCCCATGACCCTGGCCATACTCGGCGGGCCGCCCGATAGGTTTGTGTCGTTCTCCGATATTTTTCGCCGGTCGGCCCGGGAGGCGGGGCATGATGTTTCCGGATTACAGCTGGGTATCAATACCCACTTTTACGTTGCAGAAACGTCGCAGCAGGCAGCTGACGAATTTTATCCGCCTTATCAACTGCTGATGAACCGCGTAGGCCGGGAACGTGGCTGGTCGCGCCTGACCCGTGATCAGTACGAATATAGCCGCACATACGGTCCGCTCACCGTCGGTAGCCCGGCAGAAGTCACGGAAAAAATCCTGCATTTCCATGAGTTGTTCGGCAATACGCGCTACCTGGCGCAGATGGTCAATGGCCAGGATCTTCCGCATGAGAAGAACCTGAAAGCCATTGAACTGTTTGGAACCATCGTAGCACCGGCCGTGCGCAAAGCATTGGCATTGTCTGGCGAAACAAAAGTGGGCCCGGAAGATAAAGGATAGCCCGCCAGTTGCAGCGTTATGCCTGCTGGTGGATCAGCCCACGACCCTCCTAATGCCGGTCGAGCTGCTTGTCGAGTTCGAGCGCTGCGCTGATCAGGGCCAGGTGGGTAAATGCCTGTGGAAAGTTGCCGAGGTGCTCAGCCTTGTGGCTGATCTGCTCACTGAAAAGACCCAGGTGATTGGCATATCCGTTCATTTTTTCAAAACTATCCAGCGCTTTGGCCACTTCCCCGCTTTTGGCAAGCGACTCGATATACCAGAACGAACACATGTTGAATGTGCCCTCCTCCCCTCCAAGTCCGTCAAACTGGTCGTCGCCATTCCGGTAACGGTACAGGAGTACGTCGAGCCCGAGCTGCTTTTCCACAACCTTCATCGTAGAGAGCCAGCGTGGTTCCAGCGGAGATATGAAATGCATGAGTGACATCAGCAGCACACTGGCGTCCACCTTATCGGCACCCCGGTACTGTACCCATGCACCTACCTCTTCATTCCAGAAGTTATGGTAAATGTCGAGGTAAATCTGGTCACGCAGCTGCTGCCACTCGGCCTGCGGATATGGAAACGACCTGAACTCGGCAATCTTGATTGCCCGGTCCATGGCTACCCAGCACATGAGCCTGCTGTGCAGAAATTCTTTTTTGATGTTCCTGATTTCCCAGATACCGTGATCCGCCTGGTTCCATACCTCCTTCACACATTCAACCTGCTTCACGATGGTCTCCCAGAACTCATAGGTAATGGCTGTGTGCTGCTTGTTGTAGATGTAAACCGTATCAATCAGCTCGCCGTAAATATCTATCTGCAGCTGATCCCGGGCTGCATTGCCCACCCGCACAGGCTTCGATTGTTTGTAGCCTTCGAGGTGGTCCAGCTCACGTTCGTCCAGATCATGCTTACCATCAATCGAATACATCAGGTAAAGCTTATCCTCCTCGCTGCGGTCGTGGATCCATTGCAGGAATGCAGTAGCTTCGTCTGTATATCCCAGCCGGAGAAATGCATACATCGTGAAAGCCGCATCCCGGATCCAGGTAAAGCGATAGTCCCAGTTGCGCCCGCCGCCAATCGTCTCCGGCAGGCTGAACGTAGCCGCAGCCACCATGGAGCCCTGCTCCGAAGATGTCAGAAGTTTGAGCGTGATCGCCGACCGGTTTACAGCTTCCTTCCAGCGTCCCTTGTAGGTCGATTGTGTGCTCCATCCCCGCCAGAAATCGATGGTGTCCTTGTAGGTATGTAACTTGTAAAAATCAATGGGATTGGATTCTTCAATTTTATCGTAACCACATTCCAGTACGAGGTAGGCGGTTTCGGATTGCTTTACTGTAAACTCAGCATATCCTGCATTTTCACGCACTTCCAGCGGCACGTCGGCCAGGAGGCGCAGCAGCGTAGGTTCGGCCGTATCCGACCGGAAGGTCAGCTCGTTGTCTTCCAGCTTGCAGCTATGTCCGACGGTACCATAGTCGAACGCAGGTGCGCAGCGAACCTGGTACCGGATGTTGCCCCGCACACTTTTGATCTCGCGTACAATCGCATTGGATTTGATGGCATGTCCGTTTTTCACAGGCATGTAATCCGTTACTTCTACAATCCCGTCCTCAGAAAAAAAACGGGTGAGCAATACTGCAGTTCCCGGCAGGTAAAGCTGGCTGGTGGTAAAATCGCTGATCATCGGGGCTACCGAAAAACTGCCCCCGCGCTGGTGATCGAGCAAGCTGGCAAATACAGTGGGTGAGTCGAAAGTTGGGAACGACATAAAGTCGATTGAACCATTCATACTGACCAGGGCAACGGTCTTCATGTTGCCGATAATTCCATAATCTTCAATCCGCTGGTATCCCGCTTGTGACTGCATTAGTTCAATTTTGGTACAACTACAATAAAGTGCTGCCCTAAATTATCACGCCAGCATTCTACCCCGTACCCGCACATCCGGTATCTCAAAGGCATGTTCCGCTATGCCGGCAGGCTACCAGGTCGTGGCGGTACATGCCTGCTGAGCGGGATCGTATTTCTTGATGACTTTGGACAGGTGACTGGCATCGGTAAATCCGAGCTCCCAGGCTATCTCCTTGATACTTTGTCCTGAATGCTGCATACGGCTCTGCGCTACATTGACCCTTGCACGCAGGATATATTCTTTCAGGCTCTCCCCGGTTTTCTTCTTGAAGTACTCGCTGACATAGTTGGCAGAAAGATTGAACCGTTCCGCGAGTGCATCTATACGCAGCTTTTCATTGTCAAACAGGTTGTACTGAATGTAATGCAGCATATCGCCCGGCTGCCGGTCGCCGCCCTGGTGCGACTGGCGGAAAGTACGTTCAAAGTTCCGGACGATCAGGTTCATCAGCGCCACCATATTGGTGCGGATGATCGGCTCGGAGTCATCTTCGTTTTGCATAAACTCGTGCCGGATACTATGAATCAGGCTCACAGCCAGCATTTTATCGGTGGACGACGCCAGGATGTCACCGGGCTGCCGGTTATAGCTGCTGAGGATGTAGTGCAGGTTGGTGAACCAATCGCTGTAATCGGTGCGGTTCCATGCATTTTTTCCGAAAAACAATGCCTTGAAACGGATAAACACAAACGAGCTTTTAGCGCGGATCTCAAAACTGTGGCAGTCATAGGGAGGCAGCAGAAAAATCGCACCGGGGCCATAAGGCAGCATGTTTTTGTTGATACATTGCATTCCCTCGCCTTTTTCTACATAAACAAGCTCAAAGAAGGTGTGCTGGTGCGGTCTTTTATTCCAGACTGAGAGTTCCTCTATGCTGATGTCAAAAGGCAGTACTGCATTTTCGGTAAACATGTTGCTTGATTTTAAACCTGGAAATTTACCTGTTATACCCCGAAAGTTACAGCAGACGGGACAGCGGTTCTCTGCAATTTTGCAACAACAAAAAACGAAATAAAGTCAATACAAAAGCTCAAAATCCTATGCAAGCGATCATTTTAAACGACTTCGGCGACGCCGGTCAGCTGATTTATACCGAAGTACCTGTACCGGAGCCCGCAGCCGGAGAAGTCCTCATTGAAGTAAAAGCGTGGAGCATTAACCCCGTGGATGCCAAAA harbors:
- a CDS encoding T9SS type A sorting domain-containing protein: MKKLLLFIFFTSCFFLCLPANAQSIEINGPAGSGYFGGHVVLLPNGNYVVSDANFDEGDKQDAGAVYLYNGKTHALMSRITGRAANAHLGFIVALPNSNFITSSVLPEGGTAFTLIKGNQTGTVVVTAANSLVMKDKYLFLHFRSKPDSKLLMGFPTWNESRGALIYSDGNTLPSGHISTSNAFTGTYPGDSVGAMMNFTDNNKILVAAPSYHNDRGAVVLLSQPFTGEIDAARALTGTREGDRVGERPLVLKNGNFTIGSPQWNEKRGAVTWYNISTGLTGTVSPSNSVTGTFPGDQLGYGVFELSGGSYIISASRWNEKRGAVMRCDGVAGATGEINATNALVGSEPGDYVGINIFPLSNGTYVVQSPSWNGKRGAVTVGNAEKGITGEISASNSLIGSDEDDWIGYQMLDLGNGHFVTSSAYWQRSTGACTFMRSGSPVTGIVGEANSLVGTKSGDNVGGGGIHALTNGNYVVLSSEWNGQGAVTWGSGKTGIKGLVGAQNSVIAHAYGGRILGADQPGVVPLVNGNYVINDMTGVRWMDGTQPSTGPIDSTNAFGAGENSWPGNRGIFPLTNGHYVVVGTGPIYNGTITWCNGTKPTTGAASPANSLMGDKMFDNAGINITALPNGNYVVSSNVWHNAPGAVTWADGTRPTSGYITESNSLIGSAAHDQVGSIVPQNGVTILPNGDYLVASPSWNGRRGAITWGSAAEGVSGMINSCNSVMGANVDDSYNPVTAYSSTYDYLIVGRPFDNKIVIFKPTRVTLPEGYSEVTVQVNGESSTQFVNANDCEVISSLRVSGEHAAAGNIRAKVWKETDVPAWEGRPFVGRHYEITPDNNAGTATGTVTLYFSQEDFNAFNAHPASTLKLPGSPDDLAARSNLRIAQYHGTSSDASGLPGSYDGAEVTIDPADEAIVWNPQSGRWEVTFPVQGFSGFFVHTSIPALPVTLLTFTGKMAESHVQLHWETVSEVHARDFTIERSMDAKTFEAVGTVNAAGSKTETKNYQFADHTLPSLQHKKLYYRLRMNDADGSYTYSRIISLEHAGEESYLFPNPGAEEVSINVFPAGPETVSVQLFSEKGILIKHKKMKVSPQSGRIAMSLDGVAAGVYYIRITGKTVNQNKAFVKM
- a CDS encoding LLM class flavin-dependent oxidoreductase, whose product is MELGISSFAEITPDGLPGKAVNAHTRMQQLLEEIKLADEVGLDVYAVGEHHRPDFLISAPEVVLAAAAAMTKNIRLSSAVTVLSSADPVRTFQNFATLDLISGGRAEILAGRGSFIESFPLFGYELDDYNALFSEKLNLLLEINKNEKVTWKGRHRAPINNLGVYPRPYQSELPIWIGVGGTPASAARAGKLNLPMTLAILGGPPDRFVSFSDIFRRSAREAGHDVSGLQLGINTHFYVAETSQQAADEFYPPYQLLMNRVGRERGWSRLTRDQYEYSRTYGPLTVGSPAEVTEKILHFHELFGNTRYLAQMVNGQDLPHEKNLKAIELFGTIVAPAVRKALALSGETKVGPEDKG
- a CDS encoding glycoside hydrolase family 15 protein, whose product is MQSQAGYQRIEDYGIIGNMKTVALVSMNGSIDFMSFPTFDSPTVFASLLDHQRGGSFSVAPMISDFTTSQLYLPGTAVLLTRFFSEDGIVEVTDYMPVKNGHAIKSNAIVREIKSVRGNIRYQVRCAPAFDYGTVGHSCKLEDNELTFRSDTAEPTLLRLLADVPLEVRENAGYAEFTVKQSETAYLVLECGYDKIEESNPIDFYKLHTYKDTIDFWRGWSTQSTYKGRWKEAVNRSAITLKLLTSSEQGSMVAAATFSLPETIGGGRNWDYRFTWIRDAAFTMYAFLRLGYTDEATAFLQWIHDRSEEDKLYLMYSIDGKHDLDERELDHLEGYKQSKPVRVGNAARDQLQIDIYGELIDTVYIYNKQHTAITYEFWETIVKQVECVKEVWNQADHGIWEIRNIKKEFLHSRLMCWVAMDRAIKIAEFRSFPYPQAEWQQLRDQIYLDIYHNFWNEEVGAWVQYRGADKVDASVLLMSLMHFISPLEPRWLSTMKVVEKQLGLDVLLYRYRNGDDQFDGLGGEEGTFNMCSFWYIESLAKSGEVAKALDSFEKMNGYANHLGLFSEQISHKAEHLGNFPQAFTHLALISAALELDKQLDRH
- a CDS encoding AraC family transcriptional regulator codes for the protein MFTENAVLPFDISIEELSVWNKRPHQHTFFELVYVEKGEGMQCINKNMLPYGPGAIFLLPPYDCHSFEIRAKSSFVFIRFKALFFGKNAWNRTDYSDWFTNLHYILSSYNRQPGDILASSTDKMLAVSLIHSIRHEFMQNEDDSEPIIRTNMVALMNLIVRNFERTFRQSHQGGDRQPGDMLHYIQYNLFDNEKLRIDALAERFNLSANYVSEYFKKKTGESLKEYILRARVNVAQSRMQHSGQSIKEIAWELGFTDASHLSKVIKKYDPAQQACTATTW